Part of the Chloroflexota bacterium genome is shown below.
GGCCAGGGTTCCTCCCTTTTCCAGCACCCGCAAGGCGTCGAGTACCAGCTGGCCGGCAGGGGCGAAGATGATCGCGCTATGCAGTTTCAGGGGAGGCTCATCCTCAGCTCGTCCAGTCCAAACTGCCCCTAAACTTGTCGCCAGGTGGCGGTGCTCTTCGCTTCTGGAAAAGACATATACTTCGCAACCCCAATGAACGGCCACTTGAATGGCTATATGAGCCGAAGCACCAAATCCAAAAAATCCGAGGCGTTCACCCCTCTTTACCTTTGATAATCGCAGAGCACGAAACCCGATGATGCCAGCGCACAAAAGCGGAGCAGCTTGCGCATCAGAGAAACCCTCCGGAATAGGGTAAGCGAAATCTTCGGATACGATACCGTATTGAGCGTATCCGCCGTCTACGTCGTATCCCGTGAAGCGGGCTTCATCACAAAGGTTCTCATCCCCACGCAGACAAAAGGCACACCTTCCACAGGTGGAATAAAGCCAGGGGACTCCTACCCGATCCCCCTCCCGGAAACGTCCCGTGTTTTCTCCCCGCTTGTCGACCCTTCCCACGATTTGATGGCCAAGGATGAGCGGAGCCCTCTTGAGAGGAAGTTCACCTTCCACGATATGAAGGTCCGTATGACAAATGCCACAAGCAGAGATGCGCAGGCGAATCTCTCCCGGACCCGGCATCGGCTCGCTGATTTCAACCAGTTGCAGCGGCTCGTCCTCGATGGGACGAGCCTTCTTTAGAATCATAGCCCTCATTTGAGAGAAACCCCCAACCGTCCAAGGGTAAGTCTGCATTCATAGGCGGGGAAGTACTTCTTGAGCACTGCCCCTAAGCACCCTCTGATCTTCGACGCCCTCAGTGTTCCTTTTTCTACTCTTCCAGGGTAGAGATGTCCCCCTCCGGGAGGCCCAGGATCCTGGCTTTCAACACCCGCCGCATGATCTTGCCGCTGCGGGCCTTGGGCAGGTTGTCCACAAAGTCGTTGTGATCCGGAGAAAATATAAGTCACTGATGAGACTCCGTCAAGAATAAGCCAAGCAGCAAGGTTGTCCGTTCTCACGTCCGAAGGTCAAGGCGGGGCATTGACTTCTAACGATGGCGATATATACTGAGGCCAGGGGAAGACGAGAACATCAAAACGCGAAACGAAGTTCAGATCGAGCGTGAGATGACCAATCGATCCGAACCAGGGTTCGGCTATAAGCTGTTAGGCGAAAGGGCAGGCTATGAAGGAAATACATCCAAGCATAGATAAAGATTTCAGCAAATTAGGGAGACAAAAACATGCCAATTGATGTTGAAAAACGAAACCAAATCGAGCAAATCTTTAGGAAGTTTTTATTAAATCGTGTCAAGACCGTCCGTAGATTAAAGATGGCCGATTTAGACATCAATCCATTTCTTATTCGGATTCTCTCTCAGGAGCTGGCTCTCGATAATTCAGAAGCAATTGTG
Proteins encoded:
- a CDS encoding zinc-dependent alcohol dehydrogenase family protein — its product is MRAMILKKARPIEDEPLQLVEISEPMPGPGEIRLRISACGICHTDLHIVEGELPLKRAPLILGHQIVGRVDKRGENTGRFREGDRVGVPWLYSTCGRCAFCLRGDENLCDEARFTGYDVDGGYAQYGIVSEDFAYPIPEGFSDAQAAPLLCAGIIGFRALRLSKVKRGERLGFFGFGASAHIAIQVAVHWGCEVYVFSRSEEHRHLATSLGAVWTGRAEDEPPLKLHSAIIFAPAGQLVLDALRVLEKGGTLALAGIYMTPIPAMDYTEHLYYERAVRSVTNSTRKDVEELLRLAAAIPIQTEVQTFPLEEANRALLLLKQGQIQGAGVLQVSS